Proteins encoded in a region of the Labrus bergylta chromosome 9, fLabBer1.1, whole genome shotgun sequence genome:
- the afap1l1a gene encoding actin filament-associated protein 1-like 1 isoform X1, whose translation MNKLVSPQPWVMVGLSSTAVEAMEVLVSELGALLKMLDQENLSSSTQEKKTSVWNLLQQIQPSVSGTDYIYMNSSVYRNGTSFVESLFETFDCEIGDLKDVTDELKDDKNIQMDTLTQENCTDSPAPHSADSPPPLPTTPPPEEYYEEAVPLSPGKTPEYIITRARPSPPNSIEDGYEDAENNYPTTCINSHRKNSYNDSDALSSSYESYEEDEEERNPGIQLTHQWPSDESSMPPARDCRICAFLLRKKRFGQWAKQLTVIRENRLQCYKSSKDTCPYVDLLLPQCTVVYAPKDSKRKHHELRFTLPNGDALVLAVQSKEQAHRWLRVVREVSGHSAGPEESASPVTQRKTELDKRLSAERNTSDSDSVGVSTGENCRENGKVKRGALAAGRKITRIISFSKKKLPRPGDPRTTFNDPRQGYLSVLVNQVWREQWCCVCRGSLHFYHDKGDPRTCLPSLPLHGCEVLPGLGPKHPFAFRIIRNCAELAALEASSSVELGRWLGVLLAETGSTTDPESLHYDYVDVETIANIRDAARHSFLWVTSSSGTSTDSRTYDEVPNEDMQSGEIHIQQSGNQVKRRSSFSSSDSDRIKPLVSLKRTGSNANQYGRYGKTRADEDAKHYLKEKEELERERDGIRNALVTLRQEKRELKEELKLATERRKPFLNKRVSQLEEACKAKEAERVDLELRLTQVQENLKKSLAGGALGAPVEAKPPLKGSCKKKQNIYSESLPVNCSSEMRRRPPSVYASSSGTVMQKAKEWESKKGT comes from the exons ATGAATAAACTGGTCTCTCCTCAACCTTGGGTAATGGTGGGACTCTCATCCACTGCTGTGGAGG CCATGGAGGTGTTGGTGAGTGAGCTGGGAGCTCTGCTGAAGATGCTGGACCAGGAGAACCTCAGCTCCTCCACGCAGGAGAAGAAGACCTCTGTGTGGAACCTCCTGCAGCAGATACAACCATCAG tttCGGGAACAGACTACATTTACATGAACTCATCAGTGTACAGGAATGGTACCAGCTTTGTGGAGTCTCTCTTTGAAACGTTTG aCTGCGAGATTGGAGATCTAAAGGATGTTACAGACGAGCTGAAAGATGACAAGAACATTCAAATGGACACCTTAACTCAG GAAAACTGTACAGACTCCCCAGCCCCGCACTCAGCTGACTCTCCCCCACCTCTGCCTACAACACCTCCTCCTGAGGAGTACTATGAGGAGGCAGTGCCTCTCAGCCCTGGAAAGACGCCAGAGTACATCATCACTCGAG cACGGCCTAGCCCTCCAAACTCTATAGAAGATGGATATGAAGATGCTGAAAACAACTACCCTACCACCTGCATTAACTCACACCGCAAAAACTCTT ACAATGACTCGGACGCTCTGAGCAGTTCCTACGAGTCCTacgaggaagacgaggaggagaggaaccCGGGCATCCAACTTACTCACCAGTGGCCCTCTGATGAGAGCTCCATGCCTCCCGCCAGAGACTGCCGCATCTGCGCCTTCCTGCTGCGCAAGAAGCGTTTCGGCCAATGGGCAAAACAACTCACCGTCATAAGGGAGAACAGACTGCAG TGCTATAAGAGTTCTAAGGACACATGCCCCTATGTGGACCTGCTGCTGCCCCAGTGCACTGTGGTCTATGCACCCAAGGACAGCAAGAGGAAGCACCATGAACTCCGCTTCACCTTACCTAATGGAGACGCCCTGGTGCTGGCAGTACAAAGCAAGGAGCAGGCCCACCGATGGCTCAGG GTTGTCAGAGAGGTGAGCGGTCACAGCGCTGGCCCTGAGGAGTCTGCGTCTCCTGTCACTCAGAGAAAAACTGAACTTGACAAA AGGTTGTCTGCTGAGAGGAACACATCAGATTCAGACAGTGTGGGCGTGTCCACTGGCGAGAACTGCAGAGAAAACG gtAAGGTGAAACGGGGAGCTCTGGCAGCTGGCCGTAAAATCACACGTATAATCAGCTTTTCTAAGAAGAAGCTCCCTCGTCCAGGAGATCCCCGGACGACCTTCAACGATCCTCGACAAG GATACCTATCCGTGTTGGTGAATCAGGTGTGGAGGGAACAGTGGTGTTGTGTATGCAGAGGTTCCCTGCACTTCTACCACGACAAAGGAGACCCTCGTACCTGTCTACCTTCACTTCCTCTCCACGGCTGTGAGGTGCTCCCCGGGCTGGGACCAAAACATCCCTTTGCCTTTAGAATCATACGGAACTGCGCAGAGTTGGCTGCTCTGGAG GCTAGCAGCTCTGTGGAGCTCGGAAGGTGGCTTGGCGTCCTGTTAGCAGAGACAGGCTCCACGACAGACCCAGAGTCGCTGCATTACGACTATGTTGACGTGGAAACCATCGCTAACATCCGCGACGCTGCTAGGCATTCCTTCCT ATGGGTCACATCCTCCAGCGGTACCTCCACAGACTCCAGAACATATGATGAGGTCCCCAACGAGGACATGCAG TCAGGGGAGATCCACATACAGCAGTCTGGGAATCAAGTGAAGCGACGCTCAAGTTTCTCCAGCAGTGACTCTGACAGAATCAAGCCTTTAGTCTCCCTCAAACGCACAGGATCAA ACGCCAACCAGTACGGACGGTATGGGAAAACACGAGCAGACGAGGATGCCAAGCATtacctgaaagagaaagaggagctggaaagagagagggatgggaTACGAAATGCACTTGTGACCCTGCgacaggagaagagagagcTGAAGGAAGAGCTGAAGTTGGCCACTG AAAGAAGGAAGCCCTTCCTGAACAAGCGAGTGTCTCAGCTGGAAGAAGCCTGCAAAGCTAAAGAAGCAGAGAGGGTGGACCTGGAGCTGCGGCTAACCCAGGTCCAAGAAAACCTCAAAAAGAGCCTTGCTGGTGGAGCACTGGGTGCCCCTGTTGAAGCAAAGCCACCTTTGAAG GGCTCCtgcaaaaagaaacagaatatctACAGTGAGTCTTTACCAGTGAACTGTTCCTCCGAGATGCGGAGGAGACCTCCATCTGTTTACGCTTCTTCTTCAGGAACTGTCATGCAGAAGGCAAAG GAGTGGGAGTCAAAGAAAGGAACTTAA
- the afap1l1a gene encoding actin filament-associated protein 1-like 1 isoform X2: MDNTRMDPKGTKSMEVLVSELGALLKMLDQENLSSSTQEKKTSVWNLLQQIQPSVSGTDYIYMNSSVYRNGTSFVESLFETFDCEIGDLKDVTDELKDDKNIQMDTLTQENCTDSPAPHSADSPPPLPTTPPPEEYYEEAVPLSPGKTPEYIITRARPSPPNSIEDGYEDAENNYPTTCINSHRKNSYNDSDALSSSYESYEEDEEERNPGIQLTHQWPSDESSMPPARDCRICAFLLRKKRFGQWAKQLTVIRENRLQCYKSSKDTCPYVDLLLPQCTVVYAPKDSKRKHHELRFTLPNGDALVLAVQSKEQAHRWLRVVREVSGHSAGPEESASPVTQRKTELDKRLSAERNTSDSDSVGVSTGENCRENGKVKRGALAAGRKITRIISFSKKKLPRPGDPRTTFNDPRQGYLSVLVNQVWREQWCCVCRGSLHFYHDKGDPRTCLPSLPLHGCEVLPGLGPKHPFAFRIIRNCAELAALEASSSVELGRWLGVLLAETGSTTDPESLHYDYVDVETIANIRDAARHSFLWVTSSSGTSTDSRTYDEVPNEDMQSGEIHIQQSGNQVKRRSSFSSSDSDRIKPLVSLKRTGSNANQYGRYGKTRADEDAKHYLKEKEELERERDGIRNALVTLRQEKRELKEELKLATERRKPFLNKRVSQLEEACKAKEAERVDLELRLTQVQENLKKSLAGGALGAPVEAKPPLKGSCKKKQNIYSESLPVNCSSEMRRRPPSVYASSSGTVMQKAKEWESKKGT; encoded by the exons CCATGGAGGTGTTGGTGAGTGAGCTGGGAGCTCTGCTGAAGATGCTGGACCAGGAGAACCTCAGCTCCTCCACGCAGGAGAAGAAGACCTCTGTGTGGAACCTCCTGCAGCAGATACAACCATCAG tttCGGGAACAGACTACATTTACATGAACTCATCAGTGTACAGGAATGGTACCAGCTTTGTGGAGTCTCTCTTTGAAACGTTTG aCTGCGAGATTGGAGATCTAAAGGATGTTACAGACGAGCTGAAAGATGACAAGAACATTCAAATGGACACCTTAACTCAG GAAAACTGTACAGACTCCCCAGCCCCGCACTCAGCTGACTCTCCCCCACCTCTGCCTACAACACCTCCTCCTGAGGAGTACTATGAGGAGGCAGTGCCTCTCAGCCCTGGAAAGACGCCAGAGTACATCATCACTCGAG cACGGCCTAGCCCTCCAAACTCTATAGAAGATGGATATGAAGATGCTGAAAACAACTACCCTACCACCTGCATTAACTCACACCGCAAAAACTCTT ACAATGACTCGGACGCTCTGAGCAGTTCCTACGAGTCCTacgaggaagacgaggaggagaggaaccCGGGCATCCAACTTACTCACCAGTGGCCCTCTGATGAGAGCTCCATGCCTCCCGCCAGAGACTGCCGCATCTGCGCCTTCCTGCTGCGCAAGAAGCGTTTCGGCCAATGGGCAAAACAACTCACCGTCATAAGGGAGAACAGACTGCAG TGCTATAAGAGTTCTAAGGACACATGCCCCTATGTGGACCTGCTGCTGCCCCAGTGCACTGTGGTCTATGCACCCAAGGACAGCAAGAGGAAGCACCATGAACTCCGCTTCACCTTACCTAATGGAGACGCCCTGGTGCTGGCAGTACAAAGCAAGGAGCAGGCCCACCGATGGCTCAGG GTTGTCAGAGAGGTGAGCGGTCACAGCGCTGGCCCTGAGGAGTCTGCGTCTCCTGTCACTCAGAGAAAAACTGAACTTGACAAA AGGTTGTCTGCTGAGAGGAACACATCAGATTCAGACAGTGTGGGCGTGTCCACTGGCGAGAACTGCAGAGAAAACG gtAAGGTGAAACGGGGAGCTCTGGCAGCTGGCCGTAAAATCACACGTATAATCAGCTTTTCTAAGAAGAAGCTCCCTCGTCCAGGAGATCCCCGGACGACCTTCAACGATCCTCGACAAG GATACCTATCCGTGTTGGTGAATCAGGTGTGGAGGGAACAGTGGTGTTGTGTATGCAGAGGTTCCCTGCACTTCTACCACGACAAAGGAGACCCTCGTACCTGTCTACCTTCACTTCCTCTCCACGGCTGTGAGGTGCTCCCCGGGCTGGGACCAAAACATCCCTTTGCCTTTAGAATCATACGGAACTGCGCAGAGTTGGCTGCTCTGGAG GCTAGCAGCTCTGTGGAGCTCGGAAGGTGGCTTGGCGTCCTGTTAGCAGAGACAGGCTCCACGACAGACCCAGAGTCGCTGCATTACGACTATGTTGACGTGGAAACCATCGCTAACATCCGCGACGCTGCTAGGCATTCCTTCCT ATGGGTCACATCCTCCAGCGGTACCTCCACAGACTCCAGAACATATGATGAGGTCCCCAACGAGGACATGCAG TCAGGGGAGATCCACATACAGCAGTCTGGGAATCAAGTGAAGCGACGCTCAAGTTTCTCCAGCAGTGACTCTGACAGAATCAAGCCTTTAGTCTCCCTCAAACGCACAGGATCAA ACGCCAACCAGTACGGACGGTATGGGAAAACACGAGCAGACGAGGATGCCAAGCATtacctgaaagagaaagaggagctggaaagagagagggatgggaTACGAAATGCACTTGTGACCCTGCgacaggagaagagagagcTGAAGGAAGAGCTGAAGTTGGCCACTG AAAGAAGGAAGCCCTTCCTGAACAAGCGAGTGTCTCAGCTGGAAGAAGCCTGCAAAGCTAAAGAAGCAGAGAGGGTGGACCTGGAGCTGCGGCTAACCCAGGTCCAAGAAAACCTCAAAAAGAGCCTTGCTGGTGGAGCACTGGGTGCCCCTGTTGAAGCAAAGCCACCTTTGAAG GGCTCCtgcaaaaagaaacagaatatctACAGTGAGTCTTTACCAGTGAACTGTTCCTCCGAGATGCGGAGGAGACCTCCATCTGTTTACGCTTCTTCTTCAGGAACTGTCATGCAGAAGGCAAAG GAGTGGGAGTCAAAGAAAGGAACTTAA
- the gabrp gene encoding gamma-aminobutyric acid receptor subunit pi yields MSTHLQTLLILCWTFTQGAYAFTSPHWGDWNDSQLLPTIQKLMKGYNRYLRPNFNEGPVEIGMSLDIASIDAISEINMDYTATIFLRQRWRDSRLVFPGNESVSVDGRLVSLLWIPDTFIPDSKRSFLHDVTVENRLIRIFSNGTVLYALRITATIACNMDLTKYPMDRQVCTLQLESWGYNLQDVVFYWTRGNDSVKGLDTLRLAQYSVETYYTTVSEAVYETGQYPKLVLHFALRRNVLFFILETYVPSILLVVLSWVSFWISQSSVPARTCIGVTTVLTMTTLMMGARTSLPNANCFIKAIDVYLGICFTFIFGALLEYACAHFYTMQNHTIEDLYRELLKELNESNGNGSIPVVTSTQPNQSVEIASTAEEPAVQSVNTDTKSNEALKEKAPGRGCTLSSVKSASRRAASIFTVENPHNIDRHARTVFPTAFLFVNILYWLYYLFL; encoded by the exons ATGTCCACCCACCTGCAGACGCTCCTGATCCTCTGCTGGACCTTCACACAGGg CGCTTATGCATTCACAAGCCCACACTGGGGGGACTGGAACGACTCCCAGCTCCTGCCAACCATTCAGAAGCTGATGAAAGGATACAACCGCTACCTGAGACCTAATTTCAACG AGGGTCCTGTTGAGATTGGGATGAGCCTTGACATCGCCAGCATTGACGCCATCTCTGAAATCAACATG GACTACACTGCAACCATCTTCCTCCGTCAGAGGTGGCGTGATTCTCGCCTGGTGTTTCCAGGAAATGAGAGTGTCAGTGTGGACGGGCGCCTGGTCTCGCTGCTCTGGATCCCTGACACCTTCATCCCGGACTCCAAGCGTTCCTTCCTGCATGACGTCACGGTGGAAAACCGCCTCATTCGCATCTTCAGCAATGGAACTGTTCTCTACGCTCTCCG CATCACAGCTACGATCGCCTGCAACATGGACCTGACCAAGTACCCCATGGACAGACAGGTGTGCACCCTGCAGCTGGAGAGCT ggGGGTATAACCTGCAGGATGTGGTGTTCTACTGGACCAGAGGGAATGATTCAGTAAAGGGTCTGGATACACTGCGGCTGGCTCAGTACAGTGTAGAGACCTACTATACAACAGTGTCAGAGGCTGTGTATGAAACAG GACAGTACCCAAAGCTGGTGCTGCACTTTGCACTGCGCAGAAACGTCTTATTCTTTATTCTGGAGACGTATGTTCCCTCCATTCTGCTGGTGGTTCTCTCCTGGGTTTCTTTCTGGATCAGCCAGTCCTCTGTTCCAGCCAGGACCTGCATAG GAGTGACAACAGTTCTGACGATGACCACACTTATGATGGGCGCCCGCACTTCTCTCCCTAATGCCAACTGCTTCATCAAGGCCATCGATGTTTATCTGGGAATCTGCTTCACCTTCATCTTCGGTGCACTGCTGGAGTACGCCTGTGCCCACTTCTACACCATGCAGAACCACACCATAGAGGACCTATACAGG GAGCTTCTGAAGGAGTTAAATGAATCCAACGGGAACGGCTCCATCCCTGTCGTCACCTCCACCCAACCAAACCAGTCTGTGGAGATCGCCTCCACCGCAGAGGAGCCCGCCGTGCAGTCTGTCAACACTGACACTAAGAGTAATGAAGCATTAAAAGAGAAGGCTCCAGGACGAGGCTGCACCCTGTCATCAGTGAAGAGTGCGTCACGTAGGGCCGCGTCCATCTTCACTGTAGAAAATCCACACAACATTGATCGCCACGCTCGCACCGTTTTCCCCACGGCGTTCCTGTTTGTCAATATCCTCTACTGGCTTTACTACCTCTTCCTCTGA